The proteins below come from a single Gossypium raimondii isolate GPD5lz chromosome 2, ASM2569854v1, whole genome shotgun sequence genomic window:
- the LOC105788730 gene encoding uncharacterized protein LOC105788730, producing the protein MEKVKELLQLDKEAEETVSRLTIHPHRVGYERSFYNDFGLRGIRVDKVEPGFVSCTFKVPPRLTDKNGNLATGAIANIVDEVGGSAVFVIGVPMKVSVDMSISFLGTAKLGDELEITSKALGERGGYAGTLVHIRNKATGELIAEGRHSLYGNESSKLLFGNQSSKL; encoded by the exons ATGGAAAAGGTGAAGGAACTCCTGCAACTAGACAAAGAAGCAGAGGAGACAGTGTCACGACTCACTATTCACCCCCACCGAGTCGGTTACGAGCGTAGCTTCTACAACGATTTCGGCTTACGCGGCATCCGTGTCGACAAGGTCGAGCCTGGCTTCGTTTCCTGCACTTTCAAAGTTCCTCCTCGCCTCACC gataaaaatggaaatttagcAACGGGAGCAATTGCGAATATTGTGGATGAAGTCGGTGGGTCAGCGGTCTTTGTTATTGGTGTTCCTATGAAAGTTTCAGTGGATATGTCCATTTCGTTTCTGGGAACTGCTAAGCTCGGT GATGAGCTAGAGATTACCTCAAAGGCATTAGGAGAAAGAGGAGGATATGCAGGAACACTTGTTCATATCAGAAACAAAGCAACAGGGGAGTTAATTGCCGAAGGTCGTCATTCCTTGTATGGTAATGAATCTAGCAAACTCCTGTTTGGTAATCAATCTAGCAAACTCTAG